The proteins below are encoded in one region of Citrobacter enshiensis:
- a CDS encoding SMI1/KNR4 family protein, whose protein sequence is MAIEIHHGISNLDIGKISNLYGIIFPESYINFLSNYNGLFIGSNSYCTIPCLKVDNGEIEFQELYGIDTSSPLFDLTKVNNFRDEIVAFENPFIIGADPGGNFFLFSGNKNDSAIYYWDRTHIHFGDGFDYHEVNEEGNSYMTFENFSDFYDAIMSNVGGDNNIIKVAF, encoded by the coding sequence ATGGCAATAGAAATTCATCATGGTATATCTAACTTAGATATTGGTAAGATATCCAATCTATATGGTATAATTTTTCCTGAGAGCTATATCAATTTTTTATCTAACTATAATGGATTGTTTATAGGTTCTAATTCTTACTGTACGATTCCTTGTTTAAAAGTTGATAATGGGGAGATAGAATTCCAGGAATTATATGGTATTGATACATCGAGTCCGTTGTTTGATTTGACCAAAGTTAATAATTTCAGAGATGAAATAGTTGCATTTGAAAACCCATTTATCATTGGCGCTGACCCTGGGGGTAATTTTTTCTTGTTCTCTGGCAATAAAAATGATAGTGCTATTTATTATTGGGACAGGACTCATATTCATTTTGGGGATGGTTTTGATTATCATGAAGTTAATGAGGAAGGGAATAGTTATATGACATTTGAAAATTTTTCCGATTTTTATGATGCAATAATGTCAAATGTAGGTGGCGATAACAATATAATTAAAGTGGCGTTTTAG
- a CDS encoding SMI1/KNR4 family protein — MLNKIKFLGARFSSIEINKKNKLLGDLEKITGTLPNDYREFLFHFGSNVQFDAMVSFKSIVPSPWADKKGFDAIEYFYGLINTNTGYTVFEAINTYRDDFKMKFIPIGFSSGGNQICLCLDEKQKGSIWFWDHETDPTFDTEKIIVGLTLIAYDFKSFIGKLAINEDSSPSKAIGGYLDF, encoded by the coding sequence ATGTTGAATAAAATTAAATTTCTTGGGGCAAGATTTTCTTCTATTGAGATAAATAAAAAAAACAAACTATTAGGTGATCTTGAAAAAATAACTGGCACATTACCAAATGACTATCGTGAATTCCTATTTCATTTTGGTAGTAATGTGCAATTTGATGCTATGGTGTCATTCAAAAGCATTGTGCCATCCCCATGGGCGGATAAAAAAGGGTTTGATGCGATTGAATACTTTTACGGATTGATTAATACAAATACAGGTTATACTGTTTTTGAAGCTATAAATACTTATAGGGATGATTTCAAAATGAAATTTATCCCAATTGGTTTCTCATCTGGAGGAAACCAGATATGTCTTTGTTTGGACGAGAAACAAAAAGGAAGTATCTGGTTTTGGGATCATGAGACTGACCCTACGTTTGATACGGAGAAAATTATTGTGGGGTTAACATTGATTGCATATGACTTCAAGAGCTTTATTGGAAAGCTTGCAATAAATGAAGATTCTTCGCCTTCAAAAGCTATAGGGGGTTATCTGGATTTTTAA
- a CDS encoding RHS repeat-associated core domain-containing protein, translating to MFEAARAGDDIGHSGALAGMIAGTVVGGLIAAVGGIAAGAMFIAGLGASCIGVGVLLIGASLAVGYLTSELATAARDSIADAGASSMTKKGVITVGSPDVFINSKPAALATNSMVACSDDGSQQMAEGSSRVSINGLPASRLGDRTTCDAKIMTGSDNVRIGGSPKQTLPIQSEVPEWVYKASDLTLLFTGLFGGWGGAAGKVGALAKLLDKIPGINKLSRIACRAGTLMTGVAAAGIVARPVDMVSGQKFLSGDDELDFILPSRLPVRWQRYWRSGNPGDSVLGRGWSLFWETRLERYQDGLVWRAPSGDYVSFPRVPKGLRTYCADEKCWLEHHPDNSWSVYDISGERWHYAPLGEASPSLLQRLSDPCGNDILFEWNDNHTLHALTDSAGQRVVCRYDNERLASVWLDDTICLVSYAYDEQRQLVSVTGRGGSVRRRFHWRDGLMSAHEDANGLLSEYRWQEIDGLPRVVAFRHNGGERLTFEYDFDNGTRRAIRDDGAQAHWLIDDDDNVARFTDFDGRQTAFVYRDGELCDVILPGGAIRRSLWDKYGRMTQETDPAGRCTEYYWYRLTDRIARTVYPDGTSSQNIYDLKGRLLSEDDVSGNKTTYHYPAEDEILPDSITDATGGVVRLGWNSQGRLTQRTDCSGSVTCFSYDRFGQLVASEDAAGNITRREWNEAGQLSAVIHPDGSRESLLWNERGQLAAWRDPLESEVSWTYDVLGLPISLTDRIGRTRRWRYDPRGNLLRLENGNGGEYRFTYDAVGRPLSETRPDDTSRQMEWDARGFLCALQENGRPAADRGIARRLQQFSYDDSGLMTGRSHHHAEYRYFRDLSGQLTRILRTPTAEGVALGIENDEIALIRDAAGRMLSESGVNGEVGYQWDALNNLTSLTLPGEQQISWLHYGSGHVSAIRFGQQLVTEFTRDRLHRETHRTQGARGQIRRYDSLGRRTEQRSEINADVTLPEQAILGRLYRYTARGELSGVSDSLRGEVNYGYDAEGRLLKHYEARQGHSSAHFRYDAADNLAASDDDAPVTDNRLQHWQNLFMQYDAWGNLVRRRSGLYEQHYAWDAENRLISAQGTGPEGRFQAHYQYDALGRRTRKQVATTHGTTETRFLWQGYRLLQEQHEGGQCSTYLYDPNEAWSPLARIDHLRDDRRGEIYWFSTDLNGAPLEVTDQYGNVRWSGHYGSFGEVRHQTAGFTGALQHTALAHQPLRYAGQYADSETGLHYNLFRYYDPQVGRFIVQDPIGLSGGWNLYQYAPNPLGWIDPWGLANRPNNGEYNIFFDHSVAPSNRFSSDAVQFKRANDALIKSMNNDPAFRRDILGRHPELSDWLKNGSRSSSPSGFTWHHHEDVNRLVLVDRLDHKSNHGLYHPTGKGGRDIWGGGEPGRQGKLNGVTGISCK from the coding sequence ATGTTTGAAGCTGCTCGCGCGGGTGATGATATTGGACACTCCGGCGCGCTGGCCGGGATGATTGCCGGAACCGTCGTTGGCGGCCTGATAGCTGCCGTGGGGGGGATCGCGGCGGGTGCGATGTTTATTGCTGGCCTTGGGGCATCCTGTATTGGCGTAGGCGTGCTGCTCATCGGCGCCAGCCTTGCGGTCGGTTATCTCACCAGTGAACTGGCAACTGCCGCAAGAGACAGCATTGCGGATGCCGGGGCATCCAGCATGACGAAAAAAGGCGTCATCACCGTCGGTTCGCCTGACGTTTTTATCAACAGTAAACCCGCAGCACTTGCCACCAACAGCATGGTGGCGTGCTCTGACGACGGCTCTCAGCAGATGGCGGAAGGCTCCTCGCGGGTGTCTATCAATGGCCTGCCTGCGTCCCGTCTGGGGGATCGCACCACCTGTGACGCAAAGATCATGACCGGTTCGGACAATGTCCGCATTGGGGGTAGCCCGAAACAGACACTGCCTATCCAGTCCGAAGTCCCGGAATGGGTATATAAAGCCTCAGATCTCACCCTACTGTTTACCGGATTGTTCGGGGGCTGGGGCGGCGCTGCGGGTAAAGTGGGGGCGCTGGCTAAGCTGCTTGACAAAATTCCCGGTATTAACAAACTTAGCCGTATTGCCTGTCGTGCAGGCACGTTGATGACCGGTGTGGCGGCCGCAGGGATCGTTGCCCGCCCGGTGGATATGGTCAGCGGGCAGAAGTTTCTTAGCGGCGATGACGAGCTGGATTTCATCCTCCCTTCCCGCTTGCCCGTCCGCTGGCAGCGTTACTGGCGTAGCGGTAACCCTGGCGACAGCGTTCTTGGCCGGGGGTGGAGCCTGTTCTGGGAAACCCGACTGGAACGCTATCAGGATGGACTGGTCTGGCGCGCGCCTTCCGGGGATTACGTCTCCTTCCCGAGGGTGCCGAAAGGCTTGCGGACATACTGCGCAGATGAAAAATGCTGGCTGGAACATCACCCTGATAACAGTTGGTCGGTGTATGACATCAGCGGCGAGCGCTGGCACTATGCCCCACTGGGCGAAGCATCGCCTTCCCTGTTACAGCGACTGTCTGACCCCTGCGGCAATGATATTCTGTTTGAATGGAACGATAATCACACCCTGCATGCGCTGACCGACAGCGCCGGACAGCGAGTGGTCTGCCGCTATGATAATGAGCGCCTCGCCAGTGTCTGGCTGGATGATACAATCTGTCTGGTCAGCTATGCGTATGATGAACAGCGCCAGCTCGTTTCAGTAACGGGCCGGGGCGGTAGCGTGCGCAGACGTTTCCACTGGCGGGATGGTCTGATGAGCGCCCACGAGGATGCGAACGGGCTGCTGAGTGAATACCGCTGGCAGGAGATCGACGGCCTGCCGCGCGTGGTCGCGTTCCGACACAACGGTGGCGAACGGCTAACGTTCGAATACGATTTTGACAACGGCACGCGCCGTGCCATTCGTGATGACGGCGCGCAGGCGCACTGGCTGATTGACGACGATGACAATGTCGCGCGTTTTACGGATTTTGACGGCCGCCAGACCGCTTTTGTTTACCGCGACGGCGAGCTCTGCGATGTTATCCTGCCCGGCGGCGCCATCCGCCGCAGTTTATGGGACAAATATGGCCGGATGACGCAGGAGACGGACCCGGCAGGCCGTTGTACCGAATATTACTGGTACCGCCTGACGGACCGTATCGCCCGTACGGTTTACCCGGACGGAACGTCATCACAGAACATTTATGATCTGAAGGGTCGCCTGCTGTCGGAAGATGATGTCTCCGGCAACAAAACCACGTATCACTACCCTGCAGAAGACGAAATACTGCCGGACAGCATCACGGATGCCACTGGCGGCGTGGTGCGGCTGGGGTGGAACAGCCAGGGGCGGCTGACACAACGCACCGACTGCTCCGGCAGCGTCACCTGTTTTAGCTATGACCGCTTCGGACAACTGGTTGCCAGTGAAGATGCAGCAGGCAATATCACGCGTCGCGAATGGAACGAGGCCGGGCAACTCAGCGCGGTGATTCACCCGGACGGCAGCCGCGAATCGCTGCTGTGGAACGAACGCGGGCAACTCGCCGCCTGGCGTGACCCGCTGGAAAGCGAAGTCAGCTGGACGTATGACGTGCTCGGCTTGCCGATCAGCCTCACCGATCGTATTGGTCGCACCCGTCGCTGGCGCTACGACCCGCGCGGCAACCTGCTGCGACTGGAGAATGGCAACGGCGGTGAATACCGGTTTACCTATGACGCCGTGGGTCGCCCGCTCAGTGAAACGCGCCCGGATGATACATCCCGCCAGATGGAATGGGATGCCCGGGGTTTTCTCTGCGCCCTCCAGGAAAACGGCAGACCTGCCGCCGACAGGGGCATCGCCCGGCGTTTACAGCAGTTCAGTTATGACGACAGCGGTCTGATGACCGGGCGCAGCCACCACCATGCTGAATATCGTTATTTCCGCGATCTGAGTGGTCAACTCACTCGCATACTGCGCACCCCCACGGCCGAAGGTGTCGCGCTGGGTATCGAAAACGATGAAATTGCCCTGATCCGTGATGCAGCCGGACGCATGCTAAGCGAATCCGGGGTGAATGGAGAGGTTGGTTACCAGTGGGATGCGCTGAATAATCTGACTTCCCTGACCTTGCCCGGTGAGCAGCAGATTTCCTGGCTGCACTATGGCTCCGGCCACGTCAGCGCCATCCGTTTTGGCCAACAACTGGTCACCGAATTCACCCGTGACCGTCTGCACCGTGAAACGCACCGTACTCAGGGCGCACGCGGCCAGATCCGCCGGTATGACAGCCTCGGGAGACGTACCGAGCAGCGCAGTGAAATAAACGCCGACGTCACCCTGCCAGAACAGGCGATACTCGGGCGTCTTTATCGCTATACCGCCCGTGGCGAGCTTTCTGGCGTCAGCGACAGCCTGCGTGGCGAAGTGAATTACGGCTACGACGCCGAAGGCCGCCTGCTGAAACACTACGAGGCCCGGCAGGGGCACAGCAGTGCGCATTTTCGTTATGACGCCGCAGACAACCTCGCCGCCAGTGACGACGATGCGCCGGTCACCGATAACCGGCTGCAGCACTGGCAAAACCTGTTTATGCAGTACGACGCCTGGGGCAACCTGGTCCGCCGCCGCAGCGGCCTGTATGAACAGCACTATGCCTGGGATGCCGAGAACCGCCTGATTTCGGCGCAGGGAACCGGTCCGGAGGGACGTTTTCAGGCGCATTATCAGTATGATGCTCTCGGCAGGCGCACGCGAAAACAGGTCGCTACCACCCACGGTACCACCGAAACCCGCTTCCTCTGGCAGGGATACCGCCTGTTGCAGGAGCAGCACGAAGGCGGACAGTGCAGCACATACCTTTATGACCCGAACGAAGCCTGGAGTCCGCTGGCGCGAATCGACCATCTGCGCGACGACAGGCGTGGGGAGATTTACTGGTTCAGCACTGACCTGAACGGCGCACCGCTGGAAGTCACCGACCAGTATGGAAACGTGCGCTGGAGTGGTCATTACGGCAGTTTTGGCGAAGTACGGCATCAGACGGCAGGCTTCACCGGCGCGTTGCAGCACACCGCCCTCGCCCATCAGCCCCTGCGCTACGCCGGGCAGTATGCTGACAGCGAAACCGGACTTCACTATAATCTGTTCCGCTACTACGACCCGCAGGTCGGACGGTTTATTGTTCAGGATCCGATTGGGTTAAGCGGCGGGTGGAACCTTTACCAGTATGCGCCGAATCCGCTGGGGTGGATTGATCCGTGGGGCTTAGCAAATAGACCTAATAATGGCGAGTATAATATCTTCTTTGATCATTCAGTGGCTCCGTCTAATAGATTTTCAAGTGATGCAGTTCAATTCAAAAGAGCTAATGATGCTTTAATTAAAAGCATGAATAATGATCCGGCATTCAGGCGAGATATATTAGGACGTCATCCTGAATTGTCCGACTGGCTGAAAAATGGCAGCAGAAGCAGCAGTCCATCTGGGTTCACATGGCATCACCATGAGGACGTAAATAGACTTGTTTTAGTTGATAGATTGGATCATAAATCTAATCATGGTTTGTATCATCCTACGGGAAAGGGCGGCAGGGATATATGGGGAGGCGGTGAACCCGGTCGCCAAGGGAAGTTAAACGGTGTAACAGGAATATCTTGCAAATAA
- a CDS encoding DUF1795 domain-containing protein: MSEHSQSSLFNEGQVTLPEGYQDRSVNIFTQPGAGAPAFNISRDTLNADENLSAYINRQLVLMEKHLKGWKQSERHAVVLGDNLLQGENVHASYLRDGKRICQQQAVFNTHDAHILVFTMTSATTLTDRDSDLFLSLLGSFRLHA, from the coding sequence ATGTCAGAACATTCCCAATCCAGCCTGTTTAATGAAGGACAGGTCACGCTTCCTGAAGGTTATCAGGACCGCTCAGTCAATATTTTCACCCAGCCAGGCGCTGGCGCCCCGGCGTTCAATATTTCCCGCGACACGCTGAACGCCGATGAAAATCTTTCGGCTTATATCAATCGTCAGCTGGTACTGATGGAAAAACATCTTAAAGGCTGGAAACAGAGCGAACGCCATGCTGTCGTGCTGGGCGATAACCTTTTACAGGGCGAAAATGTGCACGCCAGCTACCTGCGCGACGGGAAACGTATCTGTCAGCAGCAGGCGGTATTTAACACGCATGATGCGCATATTCTGGTCTTTACCATGACCTCCGCCACAACGCTGACAGACCGCGACAGCGATCTGTTTCTTTCATTGCTCGGGAGTTTTCGCCTCCACGCTTAA
- the sinH gene encoding intimin-like inverse autotransporter SinH, translating into MYRIMLFLFFMVIIPRTLLAANQSIENQPPSKGKNESGVTAELPDLGSDAAQKAEKEKSGDSFKEQSESYMTNSAAQGFENLTPEALESQAKSYLQNKITSSTQSYIEGLMSPYGTVRTNLSVDQEGSLEGSSLDYFIPWFDDQQTVLFSQFSTQRKEDRTISNAGLGIRHNIGRWMLGGNTFYDYDFTRNHRRLGLGVESWTDFLRFSGNYYHPLSGWKNSQDLDFYEERPARGWDVRMETWLPFYPQVGGKLVYEHYYGDEVALFGEDNLERNPQAVTLGLNYTPVPLLTFSTDYKAGTGDNTDVNVTATLNYQFGTPLKAQLDPENVKIQHSLEGSRHDFVDRNNFIVLEYREKDPLDVTLFLKADTTNEHPECVISDTPEAGVGLEKCKWTINALVSHHYKIAAASWQAKNNANRTLVMPVVKANTLTEGNNNSWNLVLPTWENAATDAERLALNTWKVRITLVDEEGNQQNSGIVELTVQQHRKIELVVDTLAGADLSQHKHEASAQADGVDGVVMALLLTDAYGDDNDSKGDKLTDDAMVPELYDSNDKKVTLSAKPCTNVTPCVFIASRDKQAGTLTLSSTQPGTFRWKAKTDAYDDSNYVDITFLGQNINDVNAAIYLTHVANPVNLIGDKNGHPPLNSTYRFMLWRDKNKDGVFQMSEQLSAEEMAQYDYKWEFIGKSVSGDSGAQANTENQDLVLPVTNREAKQKFGASEKSGVQGYGIRVTYHKK; encoded by the coding sequence ATGTATCGTATTATGTTGTTCCTTTTTTTCATGGTTATAATACCCAGAACATTATTAGCCGCGAATCAATCTATCGAAAACCAGCCTCCTTCTAAAGGGAAAAATGAATCTGGCGTAACAGCAGAACTGCCGGATTTAGGCAGTGATGCCGCACAGAAAGCAGAAAAAGAAAAGAGTGGTGACTCTTTTAAAGAGCAATCAGAAAGTTATATGACAAATTCGGCCGCTCAGGGGTTTGAAAACCTGACGCCGGAGGCGCTGGAATCACAGGCCAAAAGCTACTTACAAAATAAAATTACCTCTTCAACACAATCCTATATCGAAGGGCTGATGTCGCCTTATGGCACCGTGCGCACTAATTTGTCTGTTGATCAGGAGGGTTCTCTGGAAGGCAGTTCTCTGGACTACTTCATTCCCTGGTTTGACGACCAGCAGACGGTCCTGTTCAGCCAGTTTTCTACCCAGCGTAAGGAAGATCGTACTATCAGTAATGCGGGGTTAGGCATCCGCCATAATATTGGGCGCTGGATGCTCGGCGGCAATACTTTTTATGATTATGATTTTACCCGCAATCATCGTCGCCTGGGACTTGGCGTCGAATCCTGGACCGATTTCCTGCGATTCTCTGGCAACTATTATCATCCGCTCTCCGGCTGGAAAAATTCGCAGGATTTAGATTTTTATGAAGAGCGCCCGGCACGTGGCTGGGATGTTCGCATGGAGACATGGCTGCCGTTTTACCCACAGGTAGGCGGTAAGCTGGTCTATGAACACTATTACGGTGATGAGGTGGCGCTGTTTGGTGAAGATAACCTGGAGCGTAACCCACAGGCCGTCACGCTCGGGCTGAATTATACCCCTGTACCGTTGCTCACGTTCAGTACGGATTATAAAGCCGGGACGGGCGATAACACGGATGTGAACGTGACAGCAACGCTAAATTATCAGTTTGGCACACCGCTTAAAGCACAGCTCGATCCGGAAAATGTCAAAATTCAGCATTCACTGGAAGGCAGTCGCCATGATTTTGTGGACCGCAATAACTTTATCGTTCTCGAATATCGCGAAAAAGATCCGCTGGACGTGACGCTGTTTCTGAAAGCCGATACGACCAATGAACATCCGGAATGTGTGATCAGCGATACGCCGGAAGCGGGCGTGGGCCTGGAAAAATGTAAGTGGACGATCAACGCACTGGTGAGTCATCACTACAAAATAGCGGCGGCCTCATGGCAGGCAAAGAATAATGCTAACCGTACGCTGGTCATGCCCGTGGTTAAAGCGAACACGCTGACGGAAGGTAATAACAACAGCTGGAATCTGGTATTGCCTACATGGGAAAACGCGGCAACGGATGCTGAACGTCTTGCGTTGAATACATGGAAAGTCAGGATCACGCTGGTGGATGAAGAAGGTAATCAGCAGAACTCCGGCATCGTGGAGTTGACGGTACAGCAGCACCGCAAAATTGAACTGGTTGTTGATACCCTCGCGGGGGCCGATCTCAGTCAGCATAAACACGAGGCTAGCGCACAGGCGGATGGCGTCGACGGCGTCGTGATGGCACTGCTGCTGACAGATGCTTACGGCGATGATAACGACAGCAAAGGCGACAAACTGACGGATGACGCCATGGTGCCTGAGCTGTACGACAGTAATGACAAAAAGGTCACGCTCTCGGCCAAACCCTGCACGAACGTAACACCCTGCGTGTTTATCGCCAGCCGCGATAAACAGGCGGGAACCCTCACGCTCTCCAGTACGCAACCGGGCACTTTCCGCTGGAAGGCGAAAACGGATGCCTACGATGACAGTAATTATGTGGACATCACTTTTCTGGGCCAAAACATCAACGATGTTAATGCCGCTATTTACCTGACTCATGTCGCTAACCCGGTGAATTTAATTGGAGATAAGAATGGGCACCCGCCGTTGAATAGCACATATCGATTTATGTTATGGCGCGATAAAAACAAGGATGGTGTTTTCCAGATGTCGGAGCAGCTCAGCGCTGAGGAAATGGCGCAGTACGACTACAAATGGGAATTTATCGGGAAAAGCGTCAGCGGTGATTCGGGGGCGCAAGCCAATACCGAGAACCAGGATTTGGTGCTTCCCGTGACGAACCGTGAAGCGAAGCAAAAATTTGGCGCCAGCGAAAAAAGCGGCGTCCAGGGGTATGGGATACGTGTCACGTATCACAAAAAGTAA
- a CDS encoding SinI family autotransporter-associated protein, producing the protein MKPATTQRLTKIALALAIAGYCSVPAALAANKVSKVGSLKEGSGWLTSGNTGSIVGTAPKIKLPSAAETDDGLHVKVQIDRSGRTGGTTAATDGEKQFHVGDKLTVSWEINDIEGDTDATGLTKKSIKWMCYKDQSKKDGRTLQGNGTNGSDSYTILAADENCYIGMQITPATETGDPRTGVLVDMADLSTAAGGGSDSDDIPEGPVVDDDLQVTIYDAADTTVNLLKNTTVKLHTGHTYKVKLWRDTNGNGTYDSGTDTDVTSYYDYMWVFTGTSATANTSGDSSVQNQDLVLPATNTAATGVLSGAGVDGVQGNTLAVKYKRK; encoded by the coding sequence ATGAAACCAGCAACAACACAGCGTCTGACCAAAATCGCTTTAGCGTTAGCCATCGCCGGATATTGCTCCGTACCTGCCGCACTTGCAGCGAATAAAGTGAGTAAAGTGGGCAGTCTAAAAGAGGGATCTGGCTGGCTGACGAGCGGCAACACGGGCAGCATTGTCGGTACGGCACCTAAAATTAAACTACCGAGCGCGGCAGAGACCGATGACGGCCTGCACGTCAAGGTGCAAATTGATCGCTCGGGTCGTACGGGCGGTACAACGGCGGCGACGGATGGCGAGAAGCAATTTCATGTCGGCGATAAGTTAACCGTGTCCTGGGAGATCAACGATATCGAAGGCGATACGGATGCTACAGGGTTAACTAAAAAGAGCATCAAGTGGATGTGTTACAAGGATCAGAGCAAAAAGGATGGTCGGACCCTTCAGGGCAACGGCACGAATGGCTCGGACTCTTATACCATCCTGGCCGCAGACGAGAACTGCTATATCGGGATGCAGATTACCCCGGCAACGGAGACTGGCGATCCCCGCACTGGCGTGCTGGTTGATATGGCCGATTTGTCCACCGCGGCTGGCGGCGGTAGCGACAGTGATGATATTCCGGAAGGGCCGGTGGTGGATGACGATCTGCAGGTGACGATTTATGACGCCGCCGACACCACGGTTAACCTGCTCAAGAACACCACCGTTAAATTGCATACCGGTCATACCTATAAGGTCAAACTGTGGCGCGATACCAACGGCAACGGTACCTACGATTCCGGCACGGATACCGATGTCACCAGCTACTATGACTATATGTGGGTGTTCACCGGAACGAGCGCGACGGCAAATACGTCCGGCGATTCCAGCGTACAGAACCAGGATCTGGTGCTCCCGGCAACCAATACTGCCGCAACCGGTGTTCTCTCTGGCGCAGGTGTGGATGGCGTGCAGGGCAATACGCTGGCCGTCAAATACAAACGTAAATAG